In Phlebotomus papatasi isolate M1 chromosome 1, Ppap_2.1, whole genome shotgun sequence, the following proteins share a genomic window:
- the LOC129799345 gene encoding LIM and senescent cell antigen-like-containing domain protein 1 isoform X1, with protein sequence MRCAQKPKTFLLQPVEKSKLYKRRTLSGDRLLKSDVLSATESPIKSVQSELHVKKLVCHRNPRGIELNPKNPAMESTQNESKGHGVMTITRIPVDMSLGTMYCSRCEEGFEPHEKIVNSNGELWHTQCFVCAQCFRTFQDGIFYEFEGRKYCERDFHVLFAPCCNKCGEFVIGRVIKAMAANWHPQCFRCEMCAKELADCGFIRNQNRALCHECNAKVKAVGLGKYMCNKCHGVIDDQPLRFRGEVYHGYHFNCTACGVELDSTAREVKSRPGFAANDMNELYCLRCHDKMGIPICGACRRPIEERVVTALGKHWHVEHFVCAKCEKPFLGHRHYEKRGLAYCEMHYHQLFGNLCFVCNQVIAGDVFTALNKAWCVHHFSCSVCDVKMTQKSKFYEYDEKPVCKKCYEKFPNELRRRLRISHENTMKKSE encoded by the exons ATGAGGTGTGCCCAGAAACCAAAGACCTTCCTCCTGCAGCCCGTGGAGAAGTCTAAATTGTACAAAAGGCGCACGTTATCAGGGGATAGATTACTTAAGAGTGACGTGTTATCAGCAACGGAAAGCCCAATAAAGTCAGTTCAATCGGAGTTACATGTGAAAAAGTTGGTGTGCCACCGTAACCCCAGGGGAATCGAGCTCAATCCCAAAAATCCTGCCATGGAATCCACTCAGAACGAGTCAAAGGGACACGGAGTAATGACTATCACTCG AATACCTGTGGATATGTCCCTTGGGACAATGTATTGTTCCCGGTGCGAAGAGGGATTTGAGCCCCACGAGAAAATCGTAAACTCCAATGGAGAATTGTGGCATACGCAGTGCTTCGT CTGTGCTCAGTGTTTCAGGACTTTCCAAGATGGTATTTTTTACGAATTCGAGGGCAGGAAGTACTGTGAGCGTGACTTCCATGTCCTATTTGCACCGTGCTGCAACAAGTGTGGTGAATTCGTGATTGGCCGAGTGATCAAGGCTATGGCAGCTAATTGGCACCCTCAGTGCTTCCGATGTGAGATGTGTGCCAAGGAATTGGCTGATTGTGGCTTCATCCGAAACCAAAACCGAGCACTTTGTCATGAGTGCAATGCTAAAGTAAAGGCAGTTGGCCTTGGCAAGTACATGTGCAACAAGTGCCA TGGGGTAATTGATGATCAACCCCTGCGTTTCCGAGGAGAAGTCTATCACGGCTACCACTTCAATTGTACTGCGTGCGGAGTTGAATTGGATTCAACTGCGCGTGAGGTGAAGAGTCGTCCAGGATTTGCAGCTAATGACATGAATGAACTTTATTGTTTGCGATGTCATGATAAGATGGGCATCCCAATATGTGGTGCTTGTCGGCGTCCGATTGAGGAGCGTGTCGTAACGGCTTTGGGCAAGCACTGGCATGTGGAGCATTTCGTGTGTGCCAAATGTGAAAAGCCTTTCCTGGGCCATCGTCATTATGAAAAGCGTGGTTTGGCATATTGCGAGATGCACTATCATCAACTGTTTGGAAACCTGTGCTTTGTGTGCAATCAAGTGATTGCCGGAGATGTTTTTACAGCACTCAACAAGGCCTGGTGCGTTCATCATTTCTCGTGCTCGGTTTGCGATGTCAAGATGACTCAAAAATCTAAGTTTTACGAATATGACGAAAAACCCGTTTGCAAGAAGTGCTATGAAAAATTCCCCAATGAACTAAGACGTCGTCTTAGGATTTCTCATGAGAATACCATGAAGAAAAGTGAATAA
- the LOC129799345 gene encoding LIM and senescent cell antigen-like-containing domain protein 1 isoform X2 — MPPITGIPVDMSLGTMYCSRCEEGFEPHEKIVNSNGELWHTQCFVCAQCFRTFQDGIFYEFEGRKYCERDFHVLFAPCCNKCGEFVIGRVIKAMAANWHPQCFRCEMCAKELADCGFIRNQNRALCHECNAKVKAVGLGKYMCNKCHGVIDDQPLRFRGEVYHGYHFNCTACGVELDSTAREVKSRPGFAANDMNELYCLRCHDKMGIPICGACRRPIEERVVTALGKHWHVEHFVCAKCEKPFLGHRHYEKRGLAYCEMHYHQLFGNLCFVCNQVIAGDVFTALNKAWCVHHFSCSVCDVKMTQKSKFYEYDEKPVCKKCYEKFPNELRRRLRISHENTMKKSE; from the exons ATGCCCCCAATTACAGG AATACCTGTGGATATGTCCCTTGGGACAATGTATTGTTCCCGGTGCGAAGAGGGATTTGAGCCCCACGAGAAAATCGTAAACTCCAATGGAGAATTGTGGCATACGCAGTGCTTCGT CTGTGCTCAGTGTTTCAGGACTTTCCAAGATGGTATTTTTTACGAATTCGAGGGCAGGAAGTACTGTGAGCGTGACTTCCATGTCCTATTTGCACCGTGCTGCAACAAGTGTGGTGAATTCGTGATTGGCCGAGTGATCAAGGCTATGGCAGCTAATTGGCACCCTCAGTGCTTCCGATGTGAGATGTGTGCCAAGGAATTGGCTGATTGTGGCTTCATCCGAAACCAAAACCGAGCACTTTGTCATGAGTGCAATGCTAAAGTAAAGGCAGTTGGCCTTGGCAAGTACATGTGCAACAAGTGCCA TGGGGTAATTGATGATCAACCCCTGCGTTTCCGAGGAGAAGTCTATCACGGCTACCACTTCAATTGTACTGCGTGCGGAGTTGAATTGGATTCAACTGCGCGTGAGGTGAAGAGTCGTCCAGGATTTGCAGCTAATGACATGAATGAACTTTATTGTTTGCGATGTCATGATAAGATGGGCATCCCAATATGTGGTGCTTGTCGGCGTCCGATTGAGGAGCGTGTCGTAACGGCTTTGGGCAAGCACTGGCATGTGGAGCATTTCGTGTGTGCCAAATGTGAAAAGCCTTTCCTGGGCCATCGTCATTATGAAAAGCGTGGTTTGGCATATTGCGAGATGCACTATCATCAACTGTTTGGAAACCTGTGCTTTGTGTGCAATCAAGTGATTGCCGGAGATGTTTTTACAGCACTCAACAAGGCCTGGTGCGTTCATCATTTCTCGTGCTCGGTTTGCGATGTCAAGATGACTCAAAAATCTAAGTTTTACGAATATGACGAAAAACCCGTTTGCAAGAAGTGCTATGAAAAATTCCCCAATGAACTAAGACGTCGTCTTAGGATTTCTCATGAGAATACCATGAAGAAAAGTGAATAA
- the LOC129799345 gene encoding LIM and senescent cell antigen-like-containing domain protein 1 isoform X3 — MSLGTMYCSRCEEGFEPHEKIVNSNGELWHTQCFVCAQCFRTFQDGIFYEFEGRKYCERDFHVLFAPCCNKCGEFVIGRVIKAMAANWHPQCFRCEMCAKELADCGFIRNQNRALCHECNAKVKAVGLGKYMCNKCHGVIDDQPLRFRGEVYHGYHFNCTACGVELDSTAREVKSRPGFAANDMNELYCLRCHDKMGIPICGACRRPIEERVVTALGKHWHVEHFVCAKCEKPFLGHRHYEKRGLAYCEMHYHQLFGNLCFVCNQVIAGDVFTALNKAWCVHHFSCSVCDVKMTQKSKFYEYDEKPVCKKCYEKFPNELRRRLRISHENTMKKSE; from the exons ATGTCCCTTGGGACAATGTATTGTTCCCGGTGCGAAGAGGGATTTGAGCCCCACGAGAAAATCGTAAACTCCAATGGAGAATTGTGGCATACGCAGTGCTTCGT CTGTGCTCAGTGTTTCAGGACTTTCCAAGATGGTATTTTTTACGAATTCGAGGGCAGGAAGTACTGTGAGCGTGACTTCCATGTCCTATTTGCACCGTGCTGCAACAAGTGTGGTGAATTCGTGATTGGCCGAGTGATCAAGGCTATGGCAGCTAATTGGCACCCTCAGTGCTTCCGATGTGAGATGTGTGCCAAGGAATTGGCTGATTGTGGCTTCATCCGAAACCAAAACCGAGCACTTTGTCATGAGTGCAATGCTAAAGTAAAGGCAGTTGGCCTTGGCAAGTACATGTGCAACAAGTGCCA TGGGGTAATTGATGATCAACCCCTGCGTTTCCGAGGAGAAGTCTATCACGGCTACCACTTCAATTGTACTGCGTGCGGAGTTGAATTGGATTCAACTGCGCGTGAGGTGAAGAGTCGTCCAGGATTTGCAGCTAATGACATGAATGAACTTTATTGTTTGCGATGTCATGATAAGATGGGCATCCCAATATGTGGTGCTTGTCGGCGTCCGATTGAGGAGCGTGTCGTAACGGCTTTGGGCAAGCACTGGCATGTGGAGCATTTCGTGTGTGCCAAATGTGAAAAGCCTTTCCTGGGCCATCGTCATTATGAAAAGCGTGGTTTGGCATATTGCGAGATGCACTATCATCAACTGTTTGGAAACCTGTGCTTTGTGTGCAATCAAGTGATTGCCGGAGATGTTTTTACAGCACTCAACAAGGCCTGGTGCGTTCATCATTTCTCGTGCTCGGTTTGCGATGTCAAGATGACTCAAAAATCTAAGTTTTACGAATATGACGAAAAACCCGTTTGCAAGAAGTGCTATGAAAAATTCCCCAATGAACTAAGACGTCGTCTTAGGATTTCTCATGAGAATACCATGAAGAAAAGTGAATAA
- the LOC129799346 gene encoding ATPase H(+)-transporting accessory protein 2: MLKFVLISFFLVAAVNASGFLSVHHYPDSIEFKGNDELSSDLISDVFLASLGYTIDGQGDFDGLRIRNPFNMPKSALIVQVDGIDKLNFASTKSQEYPIFGASASNSLDLLNSRVSNHVNVDFEDHLDTISAISEVYGDIKPVVGKTTSSLKPSNYVADKHFLYNVAIINELADKIKAKSSIANVVTVRISLNELASVHETSSTAFADAKKILTRAIENLIDAAENSNDGNILVATITSKDDLSRAKRAAPEMRQEIPSDLNLAKSYSSNYPVIFNIILWFGVVLFFSLLAICYAIADMDPGRDSIIYRMTSTRMKKDN, from the exons atgttgaaattcGTCCTTATCTCCTTCTTTTTGGTTGCAGCTG TCAATGCCTCAGGATTCTTATCAGTACACCATTACCCGGACTCGATAGAATTCAAGGGTAACGATGAGCTGAGTAGTGATCTCATTTCCGATGTCTTTCTTGCTTCCCTGGGATACACAATTGACGGTCAGGGTGATTTCGATGGCCTTCGAATTCGGAATCCCTTTAATATGCCAAAATCAGCCTTGATTGTCCAGGTCGATGGGATTGATAAGCTCAATTTCGCATCTACAAAGTCCCAAGAGTATCCCATTTTTGGGGCTTCTGCGTCCAACAGTCTAGATTTGCTTAATTCCAGAGTATCAAATCACGTGAACGTCGATTTTGAGGATCATTTGGACACA ATCTCAGCAATTTCCGAGGTTTATGGTGATATTAAACCTGTTGTTGGAAAGACAACTTCTTCCCTGAAACCGTCAAATTATGTTGCAGATAAGCATTTCCTCTATAACGTGGCCATCATCAATGAACTGGCTGATAAA ATCAAAGCAAAATCTTCAATTGCCAATGTTGTCACCGTACGCATTTCTCTAAATGAATTGGCTTCCGTTCATGAGACCTCTTCTACCGCTTTTGCTGACGCCAAAAAAATTCTAACCAGAGCTATTGAGAATTTGATTGATGCTGCTGAGAATTCCAATGATGGCAATATCCTTGTGGCTACTATTACCAGCAAGGACGATTTATCTCGTGCCAAGCGTGCCGCTCCAGAAATGCGTCAGGAAATT CCCTCTGACCTCAATCTCGCCAAATCATACTCTTCAAATTATCCGGTAATCTTCAACATCATTCTGTGGTTCGGAGTTGTTCTGTTCTTCTCCCTCCTTGCCATTTGCTACGCCATCGCCGATATGGATCCAGGCAGGGATTCCATCATTTATCGCATGACCTCCACACGTATGAAGAAGGACAACTAA